The following proteins are co-located in the Tripterygium wilfordii isolate XIE 37 chromosome 2, ASM1340144v1, whole genome shotgun sequence genome:
- the LOC120014497 gene encoding transcription factor MAMYB: MEFLDEDARPKFLFQSRTSPSPSESDPQSRHQSLNKPLIFVAVTLSTLLLLLSLFFVESEPFKSLVLWVSLSLLIGPFAPSNLTGGDIRVGQGPILEPPLVDEPEPSTKKPHLKKRPKPMAAYSTPIIENSNGSLSKDQKSRVSERSGHEDFEEDWTEEDFEMLKKQLLKNPVGKPRRWEVIAEAFNGRHKVETVIKKAKEMGERKLNNGDSYAQFLKNRKPMDVRIQEEVNEGGVMENVETKKSTEGVNAVVWAAGEDIALLNALKAFPKDVAMRWEKIAAAVPGKSKAACMKRVAELKKDFRSSKANAEG; the protein is encoded by the coding sequence ATGGAGTTCTTGGACGAGGACGCCAGGCCCAAGTTCCTCTTCCAATCCCGCACATCGCCTTCTCCATCAGAAAGTGATCCACAAAGTCGCCACCAATCTCTGAACAAGCCATTGATCTTCGTCGCTGTTACTTTATCTACTCTTCTTCTGCTCCTCTCGCTCTTCTTCGTCGAATCCGAGCCTTTCAAATCCCTAGTCTTGTGGGTCTCGCTCTCCCTCCTAATCGGCCCCTTTGCCCCATCTAACCTCACCGGAGGAGATATTCGCGTCGGTCAAGGTCCAATTTTGGAACCTCCTCTCGTTGACGAGCCCGAACCGTCGACGAAAAAACCACATCTGAAGAAACGCCCAAAACCCATGGCTGCGTATTCGACTCCGATCATTGAGAACTCAAATGGGTCGTTGAGCAAAGACCAGAAGAGTCGTGTTTCGGAACGGAGCGGACATGAAGATTTTGAGGAGGATTGGACCGAGGAGGATTTTGAGATGTTGAAGAAACAATTGCTGAAGAATCCGGTAGGGAAACCTAGGCGATGGGAAGTGATAGCAGAGGCTTTCAATGGGAGGCACAAAGTGGAGACTGTGATCAAGAAAGCAAAGGAAATGGGGGAGAGGAAATTGAACAATGGGGATTCATATGCACAGTTTTTGAAGAATAGGAAGCCAATGGATGTGAGAATTCAGGAGGAGGTCAATGAGGGAGGAGTTATGGAGAATGTTGAGACTAAGAAGAGCACTGAAGGTGTTAATGCGGTGGTGTGGGCTGCAGGAGAGGACATTGCATTGCTTAATGCATTGAAGGCATTTCCCAAGGATGTTGCAATGCGATGGGAGAAGATTGCAGCTGCTGTTCCAGGGAAGTCAAAAGCAGCTTGTATGAAGAGAGTTGCAGAGTTGAAAAAGGATTTTCGGAGCTCCAAAGCTAATGCTGAGGGTTAG
- the LOC120015648 gene encoding protein DMR6-LIKE OXYGENASE 1-like produces MGDVDPAFIQDPEFRPKLEVINEAEGIPVINLSDDSKQLVLEIGDACKKWGFFQVINHGVPLELRHRMEKLSKEFFHQPLEEKRKVKRDDVCPLGYHDSEHTINVRDWKELFDFLVDDQTVVPVSSEPDDHEVRTLINQWPESPPGFREACKEYAREVEKLGHKVMELICLSLGLPADRCRGYFTDQTSIYRLNYYPPCPVPNLGFGVQPHKDASFFTVLTPDYTVEGLEVKRKTDEQWVRVQPIPDAFIINLGDIFQVLSNDAYESIMHRVVLNPVKERLSMLLFFFPSHYVSVKPFDELVNELNPAKYKAHNWGKFFAARNLSNFKKLPRENLVIQHYKVSQ; encoded by the exons ATGGGAGACGTCGATCCAGCCTTCATTCAAGACCCTGAATTCAGGCCAAAACTTGAAGTCATCAATGAAGCTGAAGGAATCCCAGTAATCAATCTATCCGATGACTCCAAACAACTTGTGTTAGAGATTGGGGATGCTTGCAAGAAATGGGGTTTCTTTCAAGTTATCAATCATGGTGTGCCACTGGAATTACGTCACAGAATGGAGAAGTTGTCCAAAGAATTCTTCCACCAGCCTTTGGAAGAGAAGAGGAAGGTAAAGCGAGACGATGTTTGTCCGTTGGGCTACCATGACAGTGAGCACACTATAAATGTTAGGGATTGGAAGGAGCTCTTTGATTTCTTAGTAGATGATCAAACTGTGGTTCCAGTCTCCTCTGAACCAGATGATCATGAGGTGAGGACCTTGATTAATCAGTGGCCAGAATCCCCTCCTGGTTTCAG GGAGGCGTGCAAAGAGTATGCTAGAGAAGTGGAGAAATTAGGACACAAGGTGATGGAGCTCATATGTTTGAGCTTGGGGTTGCCCGCGGACCGGTGTCGTGGCTACTTCACAGACCAAACCAGTATTTATAGGCTGAATTACTATCCTCCATGCCCTGTTCCAAACCTAGGTTTTGGTGTTCAACCACACAAGGATGCCAGTTTCTTCACTGTTCTCACTCCAGATTATACGGTGGAAGGCCTAGAAGTTAAGCGCAAAACCGACGAGCAATGGGTTCGAGTCCAACCAATCCCAGATGCTTTCATCATCAATCTTGGTGATATTTTTCAG GTTTTGAGCAATGATGCATATGAGAGTATAATGCATAGGGTGGTGTTGAACCCTGTGAAGGAAAGACTTTCAATGCtactcttcttcttcccttCCCACTATGTCTCAGTGAAGCCATTTGATGAGCTAGTCAATGAGCTAAATCCTGCCAAGTATAAGGCCCACAATTGGGGAAAGTTTTTTGCTGCCAGAAACCTCAGTAACTTCAAGAAGCTCCCCAGGGAAAATCTCGTAATCCAGCATTACAAAGTATCACAGTAA
- the LOC120014486 gene encoding pollen-specific leucine-rich repeat extensin-like protein 3: MAIPPTALGCFLFFSFLFSTLSLALTDAEASYIARRQLLTFRENGDLPDDVEYEVQITETFANERLKRAYIALQAWKKAMYSDPFNTTGNWVGANVCAYNGVFCDSALDDPKLNVVAGVDLNHADIAGYLPVELGLITDVALFHINTNRFCGIIPKSMSRLTLMHEFDVSNNRFVGSFPTVTLSWPNVKYLDVRFNDFEGELPPEVFKKQLDALFLNNNRFTSTIPDAIGESTATVVTFAHNKFIGCIPRSIGKMANLNEVIFMGNELGGCFPYEIGSLENVTVFDASWNSFVGSLPSSFSGLKNVDLLDISNNRLTGLVPETICKLPSLSNFTFSSNYFTGEAESCVPTSRKDIVLDDTNNCLADKPKQKSKQACSPVVSQPVDCSKDKCAGGSTPSKPTTSKPKPQPTPSPAPIHKPSTPEVPKPKPQPTPSPVPKTQSPPSTPSKPAQSTPSPPPVQTPPKPQPTPSPSPKPVAKAPPPLDDYDQSPVAPAPSPNDHDRSLVPTPTTPASPDGHDRSPVDPSPSPQPTLEVPSPEPTPKPSPKPKPVKSPPPPTQSPPPPQAQSPPPPIISPPPPTPIHSPPPPVHSPPPPVLSPPPLVHSPPPPVHSPPPPVHSPPPPVHSPPPPVHSPPPPTHSPPPPVRSPPPPVHSPPPPVHSPPPPIHSPPPPIHSPPPPVHSPPPPVHSPPPPINSPPPPVHSPPPPVHSPPPPVPSPSPPPPPPPPPPKFSPPPLAPVSSPPPPTLSPPPLPPPPTFEDIVLPPNLGFQYSSPPPPMVPGY; this comes from the coding sequence ATGGCTATCCCTCCTACAGCCTTGGgctgctttcttttcttctcattcCTCTTCTCGACATTGTCTTTGGCATTGACTGATGCTGAAGCGTCCTACATTGCTCGTCGTCAGCTCTTGACGTTCCGTGAGAATGGTGACCTTCCTGATGATGTTGAATATGAAGTTCAAATCACAGAAACTTTTGCAAACGAGAGGTTGAAGAGAGCTTACATTGCTCTCCAAGCATGGAAGAAGGCTATGTATTCTGACCCCTTCAACACAACCGGCAATTGGGTTGGTGCCAATGTGTGTGCCTATAATGGTGTCTTTTGCGACTCAGCGCTTGACGACCCAAAGTTGAACGTTGTTGCCGGTGTTGATCTGAACCATGCTGACATTGCAGGGTACCTCCCTGTTGAGTTGGGGCTCATCACTGATGTTGCATTGTTCCATATTAACACTAACAGGTTTTGTGGAATAATCCCAAAGAGCATGTCCAGGCTTACCCTCATGCATGAGTTTGATGTTAGCAACAACCGTTTCGTTGGTTCTTTCCCAACAGTGACTCTATCCTGGCCAAACGTCAAGTACCTTGATGTCAGATTCAATGATTTCGAAGGTGAGTTGCCGCCAGAAGTCTTTAAGAAGCAGCTAGATGCATTGTTCTTGAACAACAACCGGTTCACATCCACCATCCCTGATGCAATCGGTGAATCCACTGCTACTGTGGTAACATTCGCTCACAACAAATTCATTGGTTGCATTCCACGCAGCATTGGCAAGATGGCTAACCTAAATGAGGTCATCTTTATGGGCAATGAACTTGGTGGATGCTTCCCGTATGAAATTGGGTCGCTAGAGAATGTAACAGTCTTCGACGCCAGTTGGAACTCCTTTGTCGGATCTTTACCATCTAGTTTTTCTGGATTGAAAAACGTTGATCTCTTGGATATTTCTAATAACAGGTTGACAGGACTTGTACCAGAGACAATCTGTAAGCTTCCAAGCTTGTCAAATTTCACATTCTCAAGCAACTACTTCACCGGTGAGGCTGAATCATGTGTACCAACTTCGAGGAAGGACATTGTGTTGGATGACACAAACAATTGCTTGGCTGATAAGCCTAAGCAGAAGTCAAAGCAGGCATGCTCCCCTGTTGTAAGCCAACCCGTGGATTGCAGCAAGGACAAGTGTGCTGGAGGATCTACGCCTTCTAAGCCAACCACATCAAAGCCAAAGCCACAACCAACACCTTCTCCTGCTCCAATTCATAAGCCATCAACCCCAGAAGTCCCAAAACCAAAGCCACAACCCACACCTTCTCCAGTGCCAAAAACACAATCCCCACCATCGACTCCCTCGAAGCCAGCACAATCCACACCATCTCCTCCTCCAGTCCAAACACCACCAAAGCCACAACCCACACCATCTCCTTCTCCTAAACCAGTAGCAAAAGCCCCGCCACCTCTTGATGATTATGACCAATCCCCAGTAGCACCAGCCCCATCACCAAATGATCATGATCGATCGCTAGTACCAACACCAACCACACCAGCTTCACCTGATGGACATGATAGATCCCCTGTAGACCCTTCACCATCACCACAACCAACTCTTGAGGTCCCATCCCCAGAACCCACACCAAAACCGTCTCCCAAACCTAAGCCAGTGAAATCACCACCGCCTCCTACACAATCTCCACCACCACCCCAAGCACAATCTCCACCACCGCCAATTATCTCACCTCCTCCACCAACCCCTATCCATTCCCCACCACCACCAGTCCACTCCCCGCCTCCACCAGTCCTCTCTCCTCCGCCTCTCGTGCACTCACCGCCTCCACCAGTCCACTCTCCTCCACCTCCTGTGCACTCACCGCCTCCACCAGTCCACTCTCCTCCACCTCCCGTGCACTCACCGCCTCCACCAACccactctcctcctcctcctgtgCGCTCACCGCCTCCACCAGTCCACTCTCCTCCACCTCCCGTGCACTCACCACCACCCCCAATCCACTCTCCTCCACCGCCCATTCATTCACCACCACCCCCAGTCCACTCTCCTCCACCGCCTGTGcactcaccaccaccaccaatcaaCTCTCCACCACCGCCGGTGCACTCACCACCACCGCCGGTTCACTCCCCACCTCCACCAGTGCCCTCaccttcaccaccaccaccaccaccaccaccaccaccaaagtTCTCTCCTCCACCACTAGCACCAGTATCCTCACCTCCGCCACCAACTCTATCTCCACCAccactaccaccaccaccaaccttCGAAGACATTGTCCTCCCTCCAAACTTAGGGTTCCAGTACTCATCGCCGCCTCCGCCAATGGTCCCAGGCTACTAA
- the LOC119983017 gene encoding uncharacterized protein LOC119983017 encodes MEESHEGIPKQQRNEEEPLKQEPKADPPPQSPPQANSNKGWGGWGISAFSVLTDLQKAATAAAEEISRNAAVAAEKAAKSIADMQISAEDSESSKEEKEAGDNEEGEAGESAAEKETDDEDDNARKSVLDKLEKASEDSILGQRLKVLDDSVENFASGAWQALGNAWKGGTNLVQKLEHSAVNLAESIQHGNLPGAAPSLIETGKAFTSKGMQVLEYVGKETMDLLITETGIEVEKVYNDPEHHTDEDRLLEDVTFDRCFYIYGGPEQLEELEALSSHYALLFNRRKAKLSSEQKSIYDGKLKLVQQIFMLSNKIDGNVLESDKGKKIETGSEGNGNEMKSLHDSSVNKAADMAVGFTSTLAELKANDIIQRTAGRLESLHSEGVHRVSEMCCFAVSQLLMVGKSIISFANGIEEEDADMDMMNIDWPADSVEKARIIRTKAQMMTGYVEEVSSSFITGISDVAEAYLAAIKATSVDSQEVVPQKSIQEKANVYSENLTADKNIAVAKIQDGLQYLSYVVLSTSMPTA; translated from the exons ATGGAAGAATCACACGaaggaattccaaaacaacaacgAAACGAAGAAGAGCCACTGAAACAAGAACCTAAAGCAGATCCTCCACCACAGTCACCGCCGCAAGCGAATAGCAATAAAGGGTGGGGAGGCTGGGGAATCTCCGCTTTCTCTGTACTCACAGATCTCCAAAAAGCCGCCACGGCCGCCGCTGAAGAGATCTCCCGCAAT GCTGCTGTGGCTGCAGAGAAGGCAGCAAAGAGCATTGCTGACATGCAAATCAGTGCTGAGGACTCAGAATCTTCTAAGGAGGAGAAAGAGGCTGGAGATAATGAGGAGGGAGAGGCAGGAGAATCTGCAGCTGAAAAGGAaactgatgatgaggatgacaaTGCCCGAAAGTCTGTTTTGGATAAATTGGAGAAAGCTAGTGAAGATTCCATCCTTGGCCAG CGTTTGAAAGTTCTTGATGATTCCGTGGAGAACTTCGCTTCAGGAGCATGGCAGGCACTAGGAAATGCTTGGAAAGGGGGGACCAATTTGGTTCAGAA GCTTGAGCATTCTGCTGTGAACCTTGCAGAATCTATACAGCATGGTAACTTACCTGGAGCAGCACCATCCTTAATTGAG ACTGGAAAAGCTTTTACTTCAAAGGGAATGCAAGTGCTTGAATATGTAGGGAAAGAGACTATGGATCTATTGATCACTGAGACTGGTATTGAAGTTGAGAAGGTTTATAATGACCCAGAACATCACACTGATGAGGATCGATTACTTGAAGATGTGACATTTGATCGGTGTTTCTACATTTATGGTGGTCCAGAACAGTTGGAG GAACTGGAGGCATTGTCTAGCCACTATGCCTTGTTATTTAACCGGAGAAAAGCGAAATTATCATCTGAACAGAAGTCCATATATGATGGGAAGCTTAAACTGGTCCAGCAAATTTTTATGTTGAGTAACAAGATTGATGGGAATGTCTTAGAGTCGGACAAGGGGAAGAAAATAGAGACTGGAAGTGAGGGAAATGGTAACGAGATGAAAAGTCTACACGATTCAAGTGTCAATAAGGCTGCTGACATGGCTGTAGG GTTCACAAGTACCTTGGCAGAACTGAAGGCTAATGATATAATTCAAAGGACTGCGGGCAGACTAGAGTCTCTTCATTCGGAGGGGGTTCAT AGAGTCTCAGAAATGTGTTGTTTTGCGGTGTCTCAACTGCTAATGGTTGGTAAATCTATCATATCCTTTGCAAACGgaattgaggaagaagatgCTGATATGGATATGATGAATATTGACTGGCCTGCGGATTCTGTTGAAAAAGCAAGGATAATCCGAACAAAGGCACAAATGATGACCGGTTATGTTGAAGAAGTTTCTAGCAGTTTTATCACTG GGATATCTGACGTGGCTGAAGCTTATCTTGCGGCCATTAAGGCTACAAGTGTTGATTCTCAAGAAGTTGTTCCGCAGAAATCTATCCAAGAAAAAGCCAATGTCTACTCAGAAAATCTCACAGCTGATAAAAATATAGCAGTGGCGAAAATCCAAGACGGGCTCCAATACCTGTCTTACGTGGTCCTTTCAACTTCAATGCCTACTGCTTGA